A window from Photobacterium sp. DA100 encodes these proteins:
- a CDS encoding NADH:flavin oxidoreductase, translated as MSTLFTETRIGSMVLKNRFMRSATWENMATEDGHMTDKLYAIYEELAQGEVGLIVTGYANIVAEEKPNAGMMGIYNDSFIDEYKTLTELVHRNDSKIVMQLAYGGTKTTFNLGERVIFAPSEVPEKGTQTLGKAMTKEDIDYIVRAFAEASLRAQKSGFDGVEIHAAHTYLINQFLSPYYNRREDEYGGSLANRMRFLMEIYAETRKLVGDDFPILVKLTATEFFEGGLTFDDTRTVCRKLEEVGVDAIIISGNIHGKANTMIGQSFDGYTIQKEGYFHEYGHAISQEVSVPVITVGGLTDIAAIEQIAQNTNIQYFALSRPLLSEPRLIKRWKDGDRAPVECERCSKCRTKRGNFCVVNKERKTQLAQM; from the coding sequence TTGAGCACTTTGTTTACTGAAACCCGCATTGGCAGCATGGTATTGAAGAACCGCTTTATGCGCAGCGCGACGTGGGAAAATATGGCGACAGAAGATGGCCATATGACGGATAAGCTTTACGCTATCTATGAAGAGCTTGCGCAAGGTGAAGTCGGCCTGATTGTAACGGGGTATGCCAACATTGTCGCAGAAGAAAAGCCCAATGCAGGCATGATGGGGATCTACAACGATTCCTTTATCGATGAATACAAAACGCTGACCGAACTGGTCCATCGCAATGACTCTAAAATCGTCATGCAGCTGGCCTACGGCGGCACCAAGACCACTTTTAACCTCGGCGAGCGGGTGATCTTTGCGCCAAGTGAAGTGCCGGAAAAAGGCACCCAAACACTGGGCAAGGCAATGACCAAAGAAGACATTGATTACATCGTCAGGGCGTTTGCCGAAGCCAGCCTGCGGGCGCAAAAGTCAGGGTTTGACGGGGTTGAAATCCACGCCGCCCATACTTACCTGATCAACCAGTTCCTCAGCCCTTACTACAACCGCCGTGAAGACGAGTACGGCGGCAGCTTGGCAAACCGCATGCGCTTTTTGATGGAGATCTACGCTGAGACCAGGAAGTTAGTCGGTGACGATTTCCCAATCCTAGTGAAACTGACGGCGACCGAGTTTTTTGAAGGCGGTTTGACCTTCGATGATACTCGCACCGTTTGCCGAAAACTCGAGGAAGTCGGCGTTGATGCCATTATCATTTCGGGCAATATCCACGGCAAGGCAAACACCATGATTGGCCAGTCTTTCGATGGGTATACCATCCAGAAAGAAGGGTATTTCCATGAATACGGTCATGCGATCAGCCAGGAAGTCAGTGTGCCGGTTATTACTGTCGGCGGCCTAACGGATATTGCGGCGATTGAACAGATTGCACAGAACACCAATATTCAATATTTCGCACTGTCACGCCCTTTGCTTTCCGAACCACGCTTGATCAAGCGATGGAAAGACGGGGACAGAGCGCCTGTCGAGTGTGAGCGCTGTTCCAAGTGCCGCACCAAGCGCGGTAACTTCTGCGTGGTAAACAAGGAAAGGAAGACGCAGCTCGCTCAAATGTAA
- the malI gene encoding Mal regulon transcriptional regulator MalI yields MSQRKVKITDVAEYAGVSVSTVSLVLGNKGRISEATINKVNEAIKALGYVRNKAAANLRSNQSNLVGLVLKDITDPFYTEITAGFSQILEKHGFMLFLAQCGDSPERLEKCVQSMIQQGVAGVAFSPLRGASQRVIDMLAQAEVPAVCVARATVNDDIDYVVPDNTLAAKRATQHLVEQGHRHIAYVGGQGDSLTRAERIGGYCTTLIQYGLPFKSEWIVECEGSQKAAASTVQELLTQHPKITAILCHRPATALGAVYGVERANRTVGRDNYIGQQVALIGFDDVAEAELTHPPLTFMSSTANDIGDQAGKRLVQKMKASELAVEKVVLAPELIIRGSA; encoded by the coding sequence ATGAGCCAAAGAAAAGTAAAAATTACAGATGTTGCTGAGTATGCGGGAGTGTCGGTATCGACCGTGTCTCTTGTCCTTGGCAACAAAGGACGGATCTCCGAGGCCACGATTAACAAGGTCAATGAGGCCATCAAGGCCTTGGGCTATGTACGCAACAAAGCGGCCGCAAACTTGCGCTCTAACCAGTCCAACCTGGTCGGTTTGGTACTGAAAGATATTACCGATCCCTTCTATACTGAGATCACCGCTGGATTTAGCCAGATCCTCGAAAAACATGGCTTTATGCTATTTCTCGCCCAATGCGGCGATTCACCAGAGCGGCTTGAGAAATGTGTGCAATCGATGATCCAGCAGGGGGTTGCCGGGGTGGCATTTAGCCCGCTGCGAGGAGCGAGCCAGCGGGTGATTGATATGCTGGCGCAGGCCGAAGTCCCTGCGGTTTGCGTAGCCAGGGCGACGGTGAACGATGATATTGATTATGTGGTACCCGATAATACCTTGGCGGCCAAGCGAGCCACCCAGCACCTCGTGGAGCAGGGGCACAGGCACATTGCCTATGTCGGTGGGCAAGGGGACTCACTGACCCGCGCCGAGCGCATTGGGGGCTATTGCACCACTCTTATCCAATATGGGTTGCCGTTTAAAAGCGAGTGGATTGTCGAATGCGAGGGCAGCCAGAAGGCGGCGGCTAGTACCGTTCAAGAACTGCTGACCCAACACCCGAAGATCACCGCTATTTTGTGCCATCGCCCGGCGACGGCCTTGGGGGCGGTTTACGGTGTCGAGCGTGCCAACCGCACTGTCGGGCGTGATAATTATATCGGCCAGCAAGTGGCTCTGATTGGTTTTGATGATGTGGCCGAGGCAGAACTTACCCACCCTCCGCTGACTTTCATGTCGTCGACGGCCAATGATATCGGCGATCAAGCCGGCAAGCGTTTGGTGCAGAAAATGAAAGCCAGCGAATTGGCGGTAGAGAAAGTGGTGTTGGCCCCCGAGCTGATCATCCGCGGCTCGGCGTAA
- a CDS encoding amidohydrolase produces MIAPNESFDPVAFRRCLHQYPELSHCEHRTAEMINQQLRQFGLTPRTGLGGHGTVVEFDSGKPGKTSLFRADFDALPIQEQADRPYASRQAGVMHACGHDGHTASLMAVAKHLSEHPPQSGRVLLLFQPAEETGAGAAAMLQDPWLAEQHIDSVFAYHNLPGYPLNTVLIKPNSFACASTGVTIELFGKTSHAAKPEDGLPPTAAMINTIELIQRLPLQFPEVFALTTVVHASLGETTNGEAAFGTAPGYAKVLATLRSDDSQTLVAMKSLIEQQISALCATEQLRSEISWQEWFNAAVNSQQHCQQVIEQARSLDLPVERLKEPMRWSEDMAEFLAQWPGALFCLGSGEHHPQLHNPDYDFPDTLIDTACNLFRALINDIHCGTHQAEHEGQ; encoded by the coding sequence ATGATAGCTCCGAACGAATCGTTTGACCCGGTAGCCTTTCGCCGCTGCCTCCATCAATATCCCGAACTGTCACACTGCGAGCACCGCACTGCAGAAATGATCAACCAGCAACTACGCCAGTTTGGCCTGACACCGAGAACCGGGCTTGGCGGCCATGGCACAGTGGTCGAGTTCGACAGTGGCAAACCAGGCAAAACCAGCCTATTCCGCGCCGATTTCGATGCCCTTCCCATTCAAGAGCAAGCAGATCGCCCTTATGCGTCGCGCCAAGCCGGGGTCATGCATGCCTGCGGCCATGATGGCCATACGGCTTCCCTGATGGCCGTCGCCAAACACCTTAGCGAACATCCGCCGCAGTCAGGACGGGTACTCTTGCTGTTTCAACCCGCCGAAGAAACGGGAGCGGGCGCAGCCGCAATGCTGCAAGATCCCTGGCTCGCCGAGCAACACATCGATAGTGTTTTTGCCTACCATAACCTGCCCGGTTACCCGCTTAACACTGTGCTCATCAAGCCCAATAGCTTTGCCTGTGCCTCAACCGGCGTCACCATTGAGCTGTTTGGCAAAACCTCCCATGCCGCCAAGCCTGAGGATGGCTTGCCACCAACGGCAGCGATGATTAATACGATTGAACTCATCCAGCGTTTACCCCTACAGTTTCCTGAGGTTTTTGCACTGACTACCGTGGTCCATGCCTCACTGGGCGAAACGACTAATGGCGAAGCGGCATTTGGCACCGCACCGGGTTATGCCAAAGTGCTGGCCACCTTACGCAGTGATGACAGCCAAACCCTGGTGGCGATGAAGTCACTTATCGAACAGCAGATCAGCGCACTGTGCGCAACAGAACAGTTGCGAAGTGAAATCTCATGGCAGGAATGGTTCAACGCCGCCGTCAACTCCCAACAGCACTGTCAGCAGGTTATCGAACAAGCCCGATCACTTGACCTGCCTGTCGAACGGCTCAAAGAGCCGATGCGATGGTCCGAGGATATGGCCGAATTCCTTGCCCAATGGCCCGGCGCCCTGTTCTGTCTTGGTAGCGGTGAACATCACCCTCAACTGCATAACCCCGACTATGATTTTCCAGACACGCTCATCGACACCGCCTGCAACCTATTCCGTGCATTGATCAATGATATTCATTGCGGCACACATCAGGCCGAACACGAGGGACAATAG
- a CDS encoding alkyl sulfatase dimerization domain-containing protein, translated as MKRTLLSIAVAATSCVAVADYDSLDYTGKPATKHTIVANNALDKTLPWHDTAAFERSERGLIAAFGDHSAAELRNSRGYLEVDDVRRDRPDTVNPSLWRQGAMNYASGGLYEVTDGVYQIRGADLSNMTIYRSDNGYIIHDPLITREAATAAWDFAKKHLPPINGNHTITGVIYSHTHPDHYGGVRGLFEDGQLPEGVEIYAPKDFMEELLSEGLLAGNAMGRRAQYQYGNTLPDSAYGVVDNALGMGTTKGEITLIPPTVIIEDREETVVIDGLEMLFINMPGAEAPTEMINYVPAYNALNTAELTYDGQHNIYTFRGAQTRDSLAWTKYLSEIKHRFADNIDNIHAAHSAPVWNNPETEVNEIADYLTMQRDNYGFIHNQTLRLANQGVKINDIGRAVEAIVPESQQQNWASRGYHGSYSHNARGVINLYLGYHDMNPTNINPLTNVDRSCLYVQTAGADTMYKQAQHHFNQGAYQEASTLLNDIVNCEPTNIEARELLADSWEQQGYQSETMAWRNSYLQGASELRTNHIPEALKAVSPDIMSQMTTAGFLDFMAVSIDASKVPADMAFNFNIVHPEVSEVYYVEFSNANLAPLKVETAVSEADLTLSIARNDLIAVITGQASLEQLIESQKAKVDGDTSILSQLKSVSVEFKQDFEIVPIMN; from the coding sequence ATGAAAAGAACCCTATTATCGATAGCCGTTGCTGCCACCTCGTGCGTGGCAGTGGCTGATTATGACTCATTAGATTACACCGGAAAGCCAGCAACCAAGCATACCATCGTGGCCAACAATGCGTTGGACAAAACCCTCCCATGGCACGACACTGCAGCCTTTGAGCGCTCCGAGCGCGGTTTAATTGCCGCTTTTGGCGATCATAGTGCCGCTGAACTGCGAAATTCACGCGGTTACCTGGAAGTCGACGACGTTCGCCGCGATCGGCCTGACACGGTAAACCCGTCGCTCTGGCGCCAGGGAGCGATGAACTATGCCTCGGGCGGTCTGTATGAGGTAACTGACGGTGTATACCAAATCCGTGGTGCCGATCTTTCCAACATGACCATATACCGCTCTGATAACGGTTATATTATCCATGACCCGCTAATCACAAGGGAAGCCGCTACGGCGGCTTGGGATTTTGCTAAAAAACACCTACCGCCAATCAATGGTAATCACACAATTACCGGCGTGATCTACTCCCATACTCACCCGGATCACTACGGTGGTGTTCGTGGCTTGTTTGAGGATGGTCAGTTGCCCGAAGGCGTCGAAATCTATGCCCCTAAAGACTTCATGGAAGAGCTGCTCAGCGAAGGGCTGCTGGCTGGCAACGCCATGGGCCGTCGCGCTCAGTACCAATACGGTAATACCTTGCCCGACTCTGCTTACGGCGTAGTCGACAATGCCCTCGGCATGGGCACCACCAAAGGGGAAATCACCTTGATCCCGCCGACGGTGATCATTGAGGATCGTGAAGAAACCGTCGTAATTGATGGGTTGGAGATGCTATTCATCAATATGCCAGGCGCCGAAGCGCCAACCGAGATGATCAATTATGTGCCAGCCTATAACGCGTTAAACACCGCCGAACTCACCTATGACGGCCAGCACAACATTTATACCTTCCGAGGCGCACAAACGCGTGACTCACTGGCCTGGACCAAATACCTGTCCGAAATAAAGCACCGATTTGCCGATAATATCGACAATATTCATGCCGCACACTCAGCCCCGGTCTGGAACAACCCGGAGACAGAGGTCAATGAGATCGCAGATTACCTAACGATGCAGCGTGACAATTATGGCTTTATCCATAACCAGACGCTTCGCCTTGCTAACCAAGGAGTGAAGATCAATGACATCGGCCGCGCGGTTGAAGCCATTGTCCCGGAGTCACAGCAGCAAAACTGGGCAAGTCGCGGCTACCATGGCTCCTACTCCCACAACGCCCGAGGGGTCATCAACCTGTATTTGGGCTACCACGACATGAACCCGACAAACATTAACCCTTTGACCAATGTCGATCGCTCGTGTCTGTACGTACAAACAGCGGGAGCTGACACAATGTACAAGCAAGCTCAGCATCACTTCAATCAGGGGGCCTACCAAGAAGCCTCGACCTTATTGAATGACATCGTAAATTGTGAACCTACCAATATTGAAGCACGGGAGTTACTGGCGGATAGCTGGGAACAGCAAGGGTATCAGTCCGAGACCATGGCATGGCGAAACTCCTACTTGCAAGGCGCTTCGGAGCTGCGTACCAATCATATTCCAGAAGCATTGAAGGCGGTTTCGCCTGATATTATGTCGCAAATGACGACGGCAGGATTCCTGGACTTCATGGCCGTTTCTATCGATGCCAGCAAAGTACCGGCCGATATGGCGTTCAACTTTAATATTGTTCACCCTGAAGTAAGCGAGGTCTACTACGTTGAGTTTAGCAACGCCAACCTCGCGCCGCTTAAAGTCGAAACTGCTGTGAGTGAGGCTGACCTAACGCTTTCCATTGCGCGTAACGACTTGATTGCGGTTATCACGGGACAGGCATCGCTCGAACAGCTCATCGAGAGCCAAAAAGCCAAAGTAGACGGTGATACCTCAATCCTCAGTCAGTTAAAAAGTGTATCGGTAGAATTTAAACAAGATTTTGAAATCGTTCCAATCATGAACTAA
- a CDS encoding MalY/PatB family protein — MFDFSTPVNRYGTYCTQWDYVQDRFGEADLLPFTISDMDFETAPCIQRALQQRLAHGVLGYSRWNHDDFKQAITGWFAKRYQAELDPQSLVYGPSVIYIIAQLITLWSQPGEGVLVHTPAYDAFGNMLKANQRKLLASPLLKTEQGYEIDWPQFEQQAAREECKILLLCSPQNPTGRVWRRDELERMGKLCQRHGVKVISDDIHMDMAYAGYLPWSGVATGNDWALVSSGSKSFNIPALNGAYAFIPESQSREQYLQLLKAAHGLSSPSILGVIAHIAAYQQGGEWLDALRDYLQQNLKTVAERLNHAYPAINYRVPEGTYLAWIDLNPLNIDMDALQRILIHDHKVAIMRGDTYGEEGKGYIRLNVGCPRSKVEAGLDALIAAIRQLQD, encoded by the coding sequence ATGTTTGATTTTTCCACTCCCGTTAACCGCTACGGCACTTATTGTACCCAGTGGGATTATGTCCAAGACCGTTTTGGCGAGGCCGATTTACTGCCCTTTACCATCTCCGACATGGATTTCGAAACAGCCCCCTGTATCCAGCGCGCCTTGCAGCAACGTCTGGCCCATGGCGTATTGGGGTACAGCCGCTGGAACCACGATGACTTCAAGCAGGCTATTACCGGCTGGTTTGCCAAACGCTACCAGGCTGAGCTTGATCCTCAATCGCTCGTCTACGGCCCTTCGGTGATCTACATTATTGCCCAGCTTATTACCCTGTGGAGCCAGCCTGGTGAGGGGGTGTTGGTCCATACTCCGGCCTACGATGCCTTTGGCAACATGCTCAAGGCCAACCAGCGGAAATTGCTGGCTAGCCCGCTACTCAAAACCGAGCAAGGGTACGAGATAGACTGGCCGCAGTTCGAGCAGCAAGCGGCGCGTGAAGAATGCAAAATCCTGCTGCTTTGCAGCCCGCAAAACCCAACGGGAAGAGTCTGGCGCCGTGACGAGCTGGAACGAATGGGCAAGCTCTGCCAACGCCACGGTGTCAAAGTCATTTCCGATGACATCCACATGGATATGGCCTACGCCGGCTACTTACCATGGTCTGGCGTTGCCACTGGCAACGATTGGGCGCTGGTAAGCTCGGGCTCGAAGTCATTCAATATTCCGGCACTAAACGGTGCCTATGCCTTTATCCCGGAGTCGCAATCGCGTGAACAGTACCTGCAGCTACTCAAGGCCGCACACGGCCTGTCCTCCCCTTCGATCTTGGGCGTTATCGCCCATATTGCCGCTTACCAGCAAGGCGGTGAATGGCTCGATGCTCTCAGGGATTACCTGCAGCAGAACTTGAAAACGGTAGCAGAGCGGCTCAACCACGCTTACCCCGCCATCAACTACCGCGTGCCGGAAGGGACCTACTTGGCCTGGATCGATCTCAACCCACTGAACATCGATATGGATGCCCTGCAACGGATCCTTATCCACGACCACAAGGTCGCCATCATGCGCGGCGATACCTATGGTGAAGAAGGCAAGGGCTATATTCGCTTGAATGTCGGCTGCCCGCGAAGCAAGGTGGAGGCAGGCCTAGATGCACTGATCGCCGCCATCAGGCAACTCCAAGACTAG
- the malX gene encoding maltose/glucose-specific PTS transporter subunit IIBC — protein sequence MSNTSKKTTLWEFFQSLGKTFMLPVALLAFSGILLGVGSSLSSSAVKESIPFLDFMPLQLLFMWMTKIGLVAFIYLPIMFAVAIPLGLAREEKGVAAFAGFVGYAALNLSINFYLTVAGVLGNAEQEAAYGVKSIIGIDSIDTGILGAVIVGIIVAKLHARFYTYKMPDALAFFGGARFVPIITTVVLGVVGLIVPLIWPYFAAGINGVGTAISHAGPFGPFLFGAGERLLLPFGLHHILVALIRFTEAGGTMEVCGNTVSGALNIFYSELSCSTTDSFSASATAFLSQGKMPAFLGGLPGAALAMYHCSRPENRGKVKALLLSGVVACVVGGITEPLEFLFLFVAPALYLIHAVLTGLGFMVMGLLDVTIGNTDGNIIDFFIFGILQGTATKWYLVPVVAGIWFAVYYSVFRFAITRFNLKTPGREVESAEQIAAAVTGEKTTGYKGDIILNALGGADNIESLDNCITRLRLSVKDMALVNDAVLKANGALGVVKLDAHNLQVVIGPQVHLVKNEIQSLMPA from the coding sequence ATGTCCAACACATCAAAGAAAACAACCTTATGGGAGTTTTTCCAAAGCCTCGGGAAAACCTTCATGCTGCCGGTCGCCTTGCTGGCATTCTCCGGTATTTTGCTCGGTGTCGGCAGCTCGCTTTCGAGCAGCGCGGTAAAAGAGAGCATCCCGTTTCTGGATTTCATGCCACTGCAGCTACTGTTCATGTGGATGACCAAGATCGGCCTGGTCGCCTTTATCTACCTGCCAATCATGTTCGCAGTTGCCATCCCGCTTGGCTTGGCGCGTGAAGAGAAAGGGGTGGCGGCTTTCGCCGGTTTCGTTGGTTACGCGGCACTGAACCTCTCCATCAACTTCTACCTCACCGTTGCCGGCGTGCTGGGCAATGCCGAGCAGGAAGCGGCCTACGGCGTGAAATCGATCATCGGTATCGACTCTATCGACACCGGTATCTTGGGTGCGGTGATTGTCGGTATTATCGTGGCGAAACTGCATGCCCGCTTCTATACCTACAAGATGCCGGATGCCCTAGCCTTCTTCGGCGGCGCCCGCTTTGTCCCTATCATCACCACGGTTGTGCTGGGTGTGGTCGGCCTTATCGTTCCGCTGATCTGGCCTTACTTTGCCGCCGGCATCAACGGCGTGGGCACGGCGATTTCCCACGCAGGCCCATTTGGCCCATTCCTATTCGGTGCCGGCGAACGTCTGCTTCTTCCTTTCGGCCTGCACCATATCCTGGTTGCCCTGATCCGCTTTACCGAAGCCGGTGGCACCATGGAAGTGTGTGGCAATACCGTTAGCGGCGCGCTGAATATCTTCTACTCTGAGCTATCTTGTAGCACCACCGACAGCTTCTCGGCTTCGGCTACAGCCTTCTTGTCCCAGGGCAAGATGCCAGCCTTCCTTGGCGGTTTGCCAGGTGCGGCACTGGCGATGTACCACTGCTCTCGCCCTGAAAACCGTGGCAAAGTTAAGGCACTACTGCTATCGGGTGTGGTTGCCTGTGTGGTCGGTGGTATCACCGAGCCACTTGAATTCCTGTTCCTGTTCGTCGCACCGGCGCTTTACCTGATCCACGCGGTACTGACCGGCCTTGGCTTCATGGTGATGGGCTTGCTGGATGTCACAATCGGTAACACCGACGGTAATATCATCGACTTCTTCATCTTCGGTATTCTCCAGGGTACGGCAACAAAATGGTACTTGGTACCGGTTGTTGCCGGGATCTGGTTTGCGGTTTACTACTCGGTGTTCCGTTTTGCCATCACCCGCTTCAACCTGAAAACACCAGGTCGCGAAGTCGAAAGTGCCGAGCAGATTGCCGCGGCAGTGACCGGTGAGAAAACCACAGGCTACAAGGGGGATATCATCCTCAATGCCCTGGGCGGTGCCGACAACATCGAATCACTGGATAACTGCATCACCCGCCTGCGCTTGTCGGTAAAAGATATGGCGCTGGTTAATGATGCCGTGCTCAAAGCCAATGGCGCATTGGGTGTTGTCAAACTTGATGCCCACAACCTTCAGGTAGTGATTGGCCCTCAAGTTCACTTGGTGAAAAATGAAATCCAGAGCCTGATGCCAGCTTAA